One segment of Gemmatimonadota bacterium DNA contains the following:
- the hemF gene encoding oxygen-dependent coproporphyrinogen oxidase, with the protein MTDVHDALTAFFVGMDGGGNFTEERWERPGGGGGVSRVLLEGKTFEQSGVNRSEVTGVLERGMAGRLALAAPPPEGARFFATGVSMVTHPRSPLIPTVHLNIRYFELTTADGEPFDAWFGGGTDLTPTWPCPDDARHWHRTLAEVCDAHDPVFYPRFKAWCDDYFRNTHRGGEARGVGGVFFDHLRPGREGLPERERLAAFVNAIGRALPAAYGPIVDRYRDTPWGERERTLQLERWGRYVEFNLLHDRGTHFGLQSGARVESILMSLPPLARWSYGSAPQPGSPEAALSAMLVPQDWVSDTSY; encoded by the coding sequence ATGACCGACGTCCACGATGCGCTGACCGCGTTCTTCGTGGGCATGGATGGCGGCGGGAACTTCACCGAGGAGCGCTGGGAGCGACCCGGTGGGGGCGGCGGCGTGTCCCGGGTGCTGCTCGAGGGGAAGACGTTCGAGCAGTCGGGCGTGAACCGCTCTGAGGTCACGGGGGTGCTGGAACGCGGCATGGCCGGCCGACTGGCGCTCGCGGCGCCGCCGCCCGAGGGGGCGCGGTTCTTCGCCACGGGCGTCAGCATGGTCACCCACCCGCGGAGCCCGCTGATCCCGACGGTGCACCTCAATATCCGCTACTTCGAGCTGACCACGGCCGATGGTGAGCCGTTCGACGCCTGGTTCGGCGGTGGCACCGACCTGACCCCGACCTGGCCCTGCCCGGACGACGCCCGGCACTGGCACCGGACGCTGGCCGAGGTCTGCGATGCCCACGATCCCGTTTTCTACCCCCGCTTCAAGGCCTGGTGCGATGACTACTTCCGGAACACGCACCGGGGGGGAGAGGCGCGCGGGGTGGGGGGGGTGTTCTTCGACCACCTCCGTCCGGGCCGGGAGGGGCTTCCGGAGCGGGAGCGGCTGGCGGCCTTCGTGAATGCGATCGGCCGCGCGCTCCCGGCAGCGTACGGGCCCATCGTGGACCGGTACCGCGACACCCCCTGGGGCGAGCGGGAGCGCACCCTGCAGCTGGAGCGCTGGGGGCGCTATGTGGAGTTCAACCTGCTCCATGACCGGGGGACCCACTTCGGGCTGCAGAGCGGGGCCCGGGTGGAGAGCATCCTCATGAGCCTCCCGCCGCTGGCCCGCTGGAGCTACGGCTCGGCGCCCCAGCCGGGCAGCCCGGAGGCCGCGCTCTCGGCCATGCTGGTCCCGCAGGACTGGGTGAGCGACACTTCATACTAA